From the genome of Musa acuminata AAA Group cultivar baxijiao unplaced genomic scaffold, Cavendish_Baxijiao_AAA HiC_scaffold_1090, whole genome shotgun sequence, one region includes:
- the LOC135666395 gene encoding receptor-like protein 37, producing MASCTRTTHPVPRHYSFGLWITSILLFTAATTPTTKGCVEGERDALLDFKTGIVKDPSSRLSSWRGRVDCCRWSGVVCDDTTGHVVELNLNPDYLNNETSIGGEIRPSLLLLTHLERLNLSHNDLSTDGLHWLSRLTSLRYLDMSFVNLSMASHDWLQAVNMLSSLEELHLHDCGLTDIPSSLSHVNLTALATLDISDNLFNSTIPKWLWKLHRLSYLDLSFSMFHGAIPAGIGNLADLRELHLSDNSLSGPVPTEIGNLNSLELINLTNNLLSGSLPTEIGKLSNLNILSLSSNSLEGTVSELHFARLTKLSELDLSENSLVISVDYNWVPPFQLRSIQLKSCKLGPAFPRWLRSQNSIEDLGMSNTSIEDVLPDWFWNNSASSINLSQNQINGRLTESTLGHFRSSLTRLVHQKVGDEERMEKSLRVRSQQPWKLLRRHAVGDSNRLATGVNFDKDR from the exons ATGGCCTCTTGCACCAGAACCACACACCCTGTGCCTCGGCACTACTCTTTCGGGCTTTGGATTACGAGCATTCTTTTGTTCACGGCGGCAACAACGCCGACGACGAAGGGGTGCGTAGAGGGCGAGAGGGACGCCCTCCTCGACTTCAAAACCGGCATCGTCAAGGATCCTTCCAGCCGTTTGTCATCATGGCGAGGCCGAGTAGACTGCTGCAGATGGAGCGGGGTGGTCTGTGACGACACAACCGGCCATGTCGTGGAGCTTAACCTCAATCCAGACTATCTAAACAATGAGACGTCTATCGGAGGTGAGATCAGACCATCCTTGCTCCTGCTAACTCATTTGGAGCGTCTCAACCTCAGCCACAATGACTTGTCGACCGATGGCCTGCACTGGCTCTCGCGTCTCACTTCCTTGAGATACCTCGACATGAGCTTTGTGAACCTTTCCATGGCCTCCCACGATTGGCTTCAAGCAGTGAACATGTTGTCCTCACTAGAGGAGCTACATTTACATGACTGTGGCCTCACCGACATcccctcttctctttcccatgtcaaCCTCACAGCACTGGCCACTCTGGACATCAGTGACAACCTCTTCAACTCCACCATCCCCAAATGGCTATGGAAACTCCACAGACTCTCTTATCTTGATCTCAGTTTTTCTATGTTTCATGGTGCCATACCCGCTGGGATTGGAAATTTGGCCGATCTAAGAGAACTTCATCTTAGTGATAATTCACTTTCAGGTCCCGTACCCACTGAGATTGGAAATTTGAATAGTCTAGAACTTATCAATCTCACGAATAATTTACTCTCTGGATCGTTACCTACTGAGATCGGCAAGCTTTCCAACCTCAATAttctttctctctctagtaaTTCCCTAGAGGGCACCGTGTCTGAACTCCATTTCGCTCGCTTAACCAAACTAAGTGAGCTCGATCTATCTGAAAACTCCCTAGTCATCTCAGTAGACTATAATTGGGTTCCTCCTTTTCAACTCCGATCCATTCAACTGAAGTCTTGTAAGTTGGGGCCTGCATTTCCAAGATGGCTCCGTTCACAAAACTCCATTGAGGATTTGGGTATGTCGAACACAAGCATCGAGGACGTCTTGCCTGATTGGTTTTGGAATAATTCTGCTTCATCTATAAATCTCTCCCAAAATCAGATTAATG GAAGACTGACCGAGTCAACGTTGGGGCATTTCCGTAGCAGTCTCACACGTCTCGTCCATCAAAAAGTAGGAGATGAAGAAAGGATGGAGAAGTCACTTCGAGTCCGTTCGCAGCAGCCGTGGAAGCTTCTTCGAAGGCACGCGGTGGGGGACTCGAACCGCTTGGCGACCGGAGTCAACTTTGACAAGGATCGGTGA